In a genomic window of Streptococcus oralis:
- a CDS encoding diaminopimelate decarboxylase, producing the protein MKTPFISREDLETIVAEFPTPFHLYDEKGIREKARAVNQAFSWNKGFKEYFAVKATPTPAILKILQEEGCGVDCSSYVELLMSHKLDFPGSEIMFSSNNTPDQEYTYARELGATINLDAFEDIEHLERAAGIPKTISCRYNPGGVFELGTDIMDNPGEAKFGMTKDQLFEAFAVLKEKGAKTFGIHSFLASNTVTHLYYPELARQLFELAVEIKETLGISLDFINLSGGIGVNYRPDQEPNDIAVIGEGVRMVYEEVLTPAGLGQVKIFTELGRFMLAPHGALVTKVTHKKKTYRTYLGVDASAVNLMRPAMYGAYHHITNLTHPDGPVEMVDVVGSLCENNDKFAINRELPHTEIGDLLVIHDTGAHGFSMGYQYNAKLRSAEILYTEEGKARQIRRAERPEDYFATLYGFDFESDH; encoded by the coding sequence ATGAAAACACCATTTATCAGCCGAGAAGATTTAGAAACAATTGTTGCAGAGTTCCCGACTCCCTTTCACTTATATGACGAGAAGGGGATTCGCGAGAAAGCGCGAGCAGTCAACCAGGCCTTTTCTTGGAACAAGGGCTTTAAAGAATATTTTGCAGTCAAGGCCACCCCAACCCCAGCCATCTTGAAAATCCTCCAAGAGGAAGGTTGTGGTGTGGACTGTTCTAGTTATGTAGAGCTCTTGATGAGCCATAAACTGGATTTTCCGGGTTCTGAGATCATGTTCTCTTCTAACAATACCCCAGACCAAGAGTACACCTATGCGCGTGAATTGGGCGCAACCATTAACTTGGATGCCTTTGAAGACATTGAGCATCTGGAGCGAGCGGCAGGCATTCCCAAAACTATTTCTTGCCGTTACAATCCAGGCGGAGTCTTTGAGCTAGGAACAGATATCATGGACAATCCTGGGGAGGCCAAGTTTGGTATGACCAAGGATCAACTCTTTGAGGCCTTTGCTGTTTTGAAGGAAAAAGGAGCCAAGACATTTGGGATCCACTCTTTCCTAGCATCCAATACTGTCACCCATCTCTATTATCCAGAGTTGGCACGTCAGCTCTTTGAATTGGCTGTTGAAATCAAGGAAACGTTGGGCATTTCGCTAGACTTTATCAATCTTTCTGGCGGAATCGGAGTCAATTACCGTCCAGACCAGGAGCCAAATGACATCGCTGTGATTGGTGAAGGGGTGCGTATGGTTTATGAAGAAGTCCTCACACCTGCAGGACTTGGTCAGGTCAAGATTTTCACCGAATTGGGTCGTTTTATGTTAGCCCCTCATGGAGCTCTCGTCACAAAAGTCACCCATAAGAAGAAAACTTACCGTACCTATCTAGGTGTGGATGCATCAGCAGTCAACCTCATGCGCCCAGCCATGTATGGGGCCTACCACCATATCACTAATCTGACCCATCCAGACGGACCAGTTGAGATGGTAGATGTGGTCGGTTCACTCTGCGAAAACAATGATAAATTTGCCATTAATCGCGAACTACCTCATACAGAAATCGGTGATTTGCTAGTGATTCATGATACAGGTGCACATGGATTCTCCATGGGTTACCAGTACAATGCCAAACTACGCTCTGCAGAAATCCTCTATACCGAAGAAGGCAAAGCCCGCCAAATCCGCCGTGCAGAGCGTCCTGAGGACTATTTCGCAACCTTGTATGGTTTTGATTTTGAATCGGATCATTAA
- the asnA gene encoding aspartate--ammonia ligase codes for MKKSFIHQQEEISFVKNTFTQYLKDKLEVVEVQGPILSKVGDGMQDNLSGVENPVSVKVLQIPDETYEVVHSLAKWKRHTLARFGFGEGEGLFVHMKALRPDEDSLDATHSVYVDQWDWEKVIPNGQRNIAYLKETVEKIYKAIRLTELAVEARYDIESILPKQITFIHTEELVERYPDLTPKERENAICKEFGAVFLIGIGGELPDGKPHDGRAPDYDDWTTESENGYKGLNGDILVWNESLGCAFELSSMGIRVDEDTLRRQVALTGDEDRLELEWHKALLNGLFPLTIGGGIGQSRMAMFLLRKKHIGEVQTSVWPQEVRDTYENIL; via the coding sequence ATGAAGAAAAGTTTTATTCATCAACAAGAAGAAATTTCCTTTGTTAAAAATACCTTTACCCAGTATTTGAAAGATAAGTTAGAAGTTGTTGAAGTTCAAGGTCCTATCTTGAGCAAGGTCGGAGATGGGATGCAGGACAACCTGTCAGGTGTCGAAAATCCAGTATCTGTCAAGGTTTTGCAGATTCCAGATGAAACCTATGAAGTCGTTCACTCACTTGCCAAATGGAAACGCCACACCTTGGCTCGTTTTGGTTTCGGTGAAGGTGAGGGTCTATTTGTTCACATGAAGGCCCTTCGTCCAGACGAAGATTCGCTTGATGCGACCCACTCAGTTTATGTGGACCAGTGGGACTGGGAGAAGGTTATCCCAAATGGTCAACGCAATATCGCCTATCTCAAAGAAACCGTTGAGAAGATTTACAAGGCTATTCGTCTGACAGAGCTAGCCGTAGAAGCCCGCTATGATATCGAATCCATCTTGCCAAAGCAAATCACCTTTATCCATACAGAAGAGTTGGTAGAACGTTACCCAGACTTGACACCAAAAGAGCGTGAAAATGCAATCTGTAAAGAGTTTGGTGCAGTCTTCTTGATTGGTATCGGTGGCGAGTTGCCTGACGGAAAACCTCATGATGGCCGTGCACCTGACTACGATGACTGGACAACAGAGTCTGAAAATGGCTACAAAGGGTTGAATGGCGATATTCTCGTTTGGAACGAATCTCTTGGTTGTGCCTTTGAACTTTCATCAATGGGGATTCGGGTAGATGAGGATACCCTTCGTCGCCAAGTGGCTCTTACAGGAGACGAAGATCGTCTTGAGCTGGAATGGCATAAAGCCCTGCTTAACGGCCTTTTTCCACTGACAATCGGTGGAGGGATCGGACAGTCTCGGATGGCCATGTTCCTTCTTCGTAAGAAACACATCGGAGAGGTTCAGACCAGTGTTTGGCCTCAAGAAGTTCGCGATACGTACGAAAATATTTTGTAG
- the yidC gene encoding membrane protein insertase YidC → MESIKRFALSAMGVAMLLVLSGCVQVDKATGQPTGLIWNTIGAPMAEAIKYFATDKGLGFGVAIIIVTIIVRLIILPLGIYQSWKATLHSEKMNALKHVLEPHQTRLKEATTQEEKLEAQQALFAAQKEHGISMLGGVGCFPILIQMPFFSAIYFAAQYTDGVASSTFLGIDLGSPSMLLVAFAGILYYLQSLLSLHGVEDEMQREQLKKMIYMSPLMIVVFSFFAPASVTLYWVVGGFMMILQQFIVNYVVRPKLRKKVREEFAKNPPKARSFSTGGGRKDVTPNQATAIMTNKKHKKRNAGKQHSRK, encoded by the coding sequence TTGGAATCTATTAAACGTTTTGCCCTCTCTGCTATGGGAGTGGCTATGCTACTCGTCTTGTCAGGCTGTGTCCAAGTAGACAAAGCAACAGGACAACCCACAGGGTTGATTTGGAATACCATCGGAGCACCTATGGCTGAAGCTATCAAGTACTTCGCTACTGATAAAGGTCTAGGCTTTGGTGTGGCTATCATTATCGTAACCATTATCGTGCGCTTGATTATCTTGCCACTTGGTATCTACCAATCATGGAAGGCGACACTTCACTCTGAAAAGATGAACGCCCTCAAACACGTGCTTGAACCGCATCAAACACGTCTCAAAGAAGCAACAACTCAGGAAGAAAAACTAGAGGCTCAACAAGCTCTCTTTGCAGCTCAGAAAGAACACGGCATCAGCATGTTAGGTGGTGTAGGATGCTTCCCTATCCTCATTCAAATGCCTTTCTTCTCTGCTATCTACTTTGCAGCCCAATACACTGATGGGGTAGCTAGCTCTACCTTCTTGGGTATCGATCTTGGTTCACCAAGTATGCTCCTTGTTGCCTTCGCTGGTATCCTCTACTATCTCCAATCACTCCTCTCACTTCATGGAGTAGAAGACGAGATGCAAAGAGAACAGCTCAAGAAAATGATTTACATGAGCCCACTCATGATTGTCGTCTTCTCCTTCTTCGCACCAGCAAGTGTGACACTTTACTGGGTTGTCGGTGGTTTCATGATGATTCTCCAACAATTCATCGTTAACTATGTTGTTCGTCCAAAACTTCGCAAAAAAGTTCGTGAAGAATTTGCCAAAAATCCACCAAAAGCACGTTCATTTTCAACTGGAGGCGGACGCAAAGATGTCACTCCAAACCAAGCAACTGCGATCATGACTAACAAGAAACATAAAAAACGCAATGCTGGTAAACAACATTCTAGAAAATAA
- the coaD gene encoding pantetheine-phosphate adenylyltransferase, whose translation MSDKIGLFTGSFDPMTNGHLDIIERASKLFDKLYVGVFYNPHKQGFLPVENRKRAVEKAVAHLDNVEVLASHDQLVVDVARRLGAKTLVRGLRNTTDLQYESSFDYYNHQLAPEIETIYLYSRPEHLYISSSAVRELLKFGQEIQQYVPNSVVEELEHEEKN comes from the coding sequence ATGTCAGATAAAATTGGATTATTTACAGGTTCATTTGATCCTATGACAAATGGACATCTGGATATCATTGAACGTGCCAGCAAACTCTTTGATAAGCTCTATGTCGGGGTGTTCTACAATCCCCACAAACAAGGCTTTCTCCCTGTTGAAAACCGCAAACGGGCAGTCGAAAAAGCGGTGGCGCATTTAGATAATGTAGAGGTGCTGGCTTCTCATGATCAACTAGTCGTTGATGTTGCAAGAAGACTGGGTGCTAAGACCCTTGTCCGTGGCTTGCGAAATACCACCGACTTGCAATACGAGTCTAGCTTTGACTACTACAATCATCAACTGGCTCCAGAAATCGAAACCATTTACCTATATAGCCGCCCAGAGCATCTTTATATCAGCTCTTCGGCCGTGAGAGAACTTCTGAAGTTTGGTCAGGAGATTCAGCAATATGTCCCAAACAGTGTTGTGGAGGAATTAGAACATGAAGAAAAAAACTAG
- a CDS encoding 3'-5' exoribonuclease YhaM family protein has translation MKISHMKKDELFEGFYLIKSADLRQTRAGKNYLAFTFQDDSGEIEGKLWDAQPHNVEAFTAGKVVHMQGRREVYNNTPQVNQITLRLPQPGEPNDPADFKVKSPVDVKEIRDYMSQMIFKIENPVWQRIVRSLYTKYDKEFYSYPAAKTNHHAFETGLAYHTATMVRLADAISEIYPQLNKSLLYAGIMLHDLAKVIELTGPDQTEYTVRGNLLGHIALVDSEITKTVMELGIDDTREEVVLLRHVILSHHGLLEYGSPVRPRIMEAEIIHMIDNLDASMMMMSTALALVDKGEMTNKIFAMDNRSFYKPDLD, from the coding sequence ATGAAGATTAGTCACATGAAAAAAGATGAGCTGTTTGAAGGTTTTTACCTGATTAAATCAGCTGACCTGAGACAGACGCGTGCTGGGAAAAACTACCTAGCCTTTACCTTCCAAGACGATAGCGGCGAGATTGAAGGGAAGCTCTGGGATGCCCAACCTCATAACGTTGAGGCCTTTACCGCAGGGAAAGTAGTCCACATGCAGGGACGTCGAGAAGTTTATAACAACACTCCTCAAGTCAATCAAATTACTCTCCGCTTGCCTCAGCCCGGGGAACCCAATGATCCAGCTGACTTCAAGGTCAAGTCACCAGTTGATGTCAAGGAAATCCGTGACTACATGTCGCAAATGATTTTCAAGATTGAAAATCCTGTCTGGCAGCGTATCGTTCGTAGTCTCTACACCAAGTATGATAAGGAATTCTACTCCTATCCAGCTGCCAAGACTAACCACCATGCCTTTGAAACAGGTTTAGCCTATCATACAGCAACCATGGTGCGCTTAGCAGATGCCATTAGCGAGATCTATCCTCAGCTCAACAAGAGCCTCCTCTATGCTGGGATTATGTTGCACGACTTGGCTAAGGTTATTGAGTTGACGGGACCAGATCAGACGGAGTATACAGTACGAGGCAATCTCCTTGGCCATATCGCTCTCGTTGATAGTGAAATTACCAAGACAGTCATGGAACTCGGCATCGATGATACTAGGGAAGAAGTGGTGCTACTGCGCCATGTCATCCTCAGTCATCATGGCTTGCTGGAGTATGGAAGTCCAGTCCGTCCACGCATTATGGAGGCAGAGATTATTCATATGATTGATAATCTAGATGCCAGCATGATGATGATGTCAACAGCTCTAGCTTTGGTGGACAAAGGAGAGATGACCAATAAAATCTTCGCTATGGACAATCGTTCCTTCTATAAACCAGATTTAGATTAA
- a CDS encoding TrmH family RNA methyltransferase: MTIITSKANSVVKNAKKLHQKKYRKSAYLIEGWHLFEEAVQAGVTIEKVFALESYRGQLAAFPQTIWVSEEILLDLADTQTPQGIVAVIQKEEVGLPELHQGKFLFLEDVQDPGNVGTMVRTADAAGFTGVIVSDKSADIYSLKTLRSMQGSHFHLPIYRMSLATFVEEAKKSDLPILATTLSRESKDYRELSPLENFALVMGNEGQGISSVMAESADQLVHIGMKGRAESLNVAVAAGILMFYFS; encoded by the coding sequence ATGACTATTATAACCTCAAAAGCCAATTCTGTGGTAAAAAATGCCAAGAAATTACATCAAAAAAAATATCGAAAGTCTGCTTATTTGATTGAGGGCTGGCACTTGTTTGAAGAAGCTGTTCAAGCTGGAGTGACGATTGAAAAGGTCTTTGCCCTAGAAAGTTACCGAGGTCAGCTAGCCGCTTTTCCTCAAACTATCTGGGTTTCAGAGGAGATTTTGCTGGATTTGGCAGATACGCAAACTCCTCAAGGGATTGTTGCGGTGATTCAGAAAGAAGAAGTGGGACTGCCTGAACTCCATCAGGGGAAGTTTCTATTTTTAGAAGACGTCCAAGATCCTGGTAATGTTGGCACCATGGTTCGGACTGCGGATGCTGCAGGTTTTACAGGGGTTATTGTTTCAGACAAGTCAGCGGATATCTACAGTCTTAAGACCCTGCGTTCCATGCAAGGAAGTCATTTTCATTTACCCATCTATCGGATGTCTCTTGCCACCTTTGTAGAGGAGGCAAAGAAGAGCGATTTGCCCATTCTGGCAACGACCTTATCGAGAGAGTCAAAGGATTATCGTGAGCTTTCTCCCTTAGAAAACTTTGCTTTAGTCATGGGAAATGAAGGACAAGGAATTAGTTCTGTCATGGCTGAGAGTGCTGATCAGCTGGTTCATATTGGCATGAAAGGCCGAGCAGAAAGTCTCAACGTAGCAGTTGCAGCAGGAATTTTGATGTTTTATTTTAGCTAA
- the purR gene encoding pur operon repressor encodes MKLRRSDRMVVISNYLINNPYKLTSLNTFAEKYESAKSSISEDIVIIKRAFEEIEIGHIQTVTGAGGGVIFTPSISSHEAKEMIADLRDKLSESDRILPGGYIYLSDLLSTPAILKNIGRIIAKSFMDQKIDAVMTVATKGVPLANAVANVLNVPFVIVRRDLKITEGSTVSVNYVSGSSGDRIEKMFLSKRSLKAGSRVLIVDDFLKGGGTVNGMISLLREFDSELAGVAVFADNAQEEREKQFDYKSLLKVTNIDVKNQSIDVEIGNIFDEDK; translated from the coding sequence ATGAAATTAAGAAGAAGTGATCGAATGGTTGTCATTTCCAACTATTTGATTAATAATCCATACAAACTAACAAGTCTCAACACCTTTGCAGAAAAGTACGAATCTGCTAAATCATCGATTTCTGAGGACATTGTGATTATCAAGCGTGCCTTTGAGGAAATCGAAATCGGCCATATCCAGACTGTGACTGGAGCAGGTGGTGGCGTTATCTTTACACCATCAATTTCTAGTCATGAAGCCAAAGAAATGATCGCAGACTTGCGTGACAAACTTTCAGAAAGCGACCGCATCTTGCCAGGTGGCTATATCTATCTGTCTGATCTGCTTAGTACGCCTGCCATTTTGAAAAATATTGGTCGTATCATTGCCAAGAGCTTTATGGACCAAAAAATCGATGCCGTTATGACAGTAGCAACAAAAGGTGTGCCACTCGCAAATGCAGTTGCCAATGTCCTCAATGTTCCGTTTGTCATTGTGCGTCGTGACTTAAAAATTACCGAAGGTTCAACGGTCAGTGTCAACTATGTTTCAGGTTCAAGTGGTGACCGTATTGAGAAAATGTTCCTTTCAAAACGCAGCCTCAAGGCAGGCAGTCGTGTCTTGATTGTGGATGACTTCTTGAAAGGTGGCGGAACTGTCAACGGGATGATTAGTCTCTTGCGTGAGTTCGATTCTGAACTAGCTGGTGTCGCAGTCTTTGCAGACAATGCCCAAGAAGAACGTGAAAAGCAGTTCGATTACAAGTCACTCTTGAAAGTAACCAATATTGATGTTAAGAACCAATCCATCGATGTTGAGATTGGAAATATTTTTGACGAAGACAAATAA
- a CDS encoding Bax inhibitor-1/YccA family protein, which produces MNQTIIQERSGLNQFYAKVYAFVGLGIGLSALVSALMLTVFQSQLVYFLMHGRLWLMIATFAELALVFVASSMAAKNSPAALPVFLVYSVLNGFTLSFVVAFYTPGTVLSAFVSSALLFFVMAAIGIFTKKDLSGMGRALMAALVGLIIAMVVNLFLANSFFDYMISIAMVLVFSGLIAWDNQKIRYVYEQSRGQVATGWVISMALSIYLDFINLFLSILRIFGRND; this is translated from the coding sequence ATGAATCAAACGATTATTCAAGAACGTTCAGGTCTTAATCAATTTTACGCTAAGGTTTATGCCTTTGTGGGACTTGGGATTGGTCTATCGGCTCTCGTGTCAGCTTTGATGTTGACAGTCTTTCAGTCCCAATTAGTCTACTTTTTAATGCATGGCCGTCTCTGGTTGATGATTGCAACTTTTGCAGAACTTGCTCTAGTCTTTGTTGCAAGTAGCATGGCTGCCAAAAATAGCCCAGCAGCTCTCCCAGTATTTTTAGTTTATTCTGTTTTAAATGGTTTTACCCTTAGCTTTGTCGTAGCCTTCTATACACCTGGGACCGTCTTATCAGCCTTTGTATCCAGCGCCCTTCTCTTCTTTGTCATGGCGGCAATCGGAATTTTCACTAAGAAAGATTTGAGTGGAATGGGCCGAGCTTTGATGGCGGCGCTTGTTGGTCTCATCATTGCCATGGTTGTGAATCTATTTTTAGCCAATAGCTTCTTTGACTACATGATTAGTATTGCCATGGTCTTGGTCTTCTCAGGTTTGATTGCTTGGGATAACCAAAAGATTCGCTATGTTTATGAACAGTCACGAGGACAAGTAGCGACAGGATGGGTCATCTCAATGGCGCTTAGCATCTACCTAGACTTTATCAACCTCTTCCTTAGCATCTTACGAATCTTTGGTCGAAACGATTAA
- a CDS encoding acylphosphatase — MQKVRMIAQGRVQGVGFRWGVYTLALEMGGITGRVWNNDDGTVEILAQADSSATMAKFIQEIRKGPTPFSKVTYLDVQMSNFSSYSDFKVAN; from the coding sequence ATGCAAAAGGTTAGAATGATTGCCCAAGGCAGGGTTCAGGGTGTTGGTTTTCGCTGGGGTGTTTATACTTTAGCTCTTGAAATGGGTGGCATCACTGGTCGTGTCTGGAATAATGACGATGGCACAGTGGAAATTCTTGCTCAGGCAGACTCCTCTGCCACTATGGCAAAATTTATCCAAGAAATCCGAAAAGGTCCGACACCTTTTTCAAAAGTTACCTATCTGGATGTGCAAATGAGCAACTTTTCATCCTATTCAGACTTCAAAGTCGCAAATTAG
- the rsmD gene encoding 16S rRNA (guanine(966)-N(2))-methyltransferase RsmD: MKIVSGIYGGRPLKTLEGKTTRPTSDKVRGAIFNMIGPYFEGGRVLDLYAGSGGLSIEAVSRGMSHAVLVERDRKAQAVIAENIQMTKEASKFQFLKMEADRALEQVKGPFDLVFLDPPYAKEQIVADIEKMAERNLFSEEIMVVCETDKSVELPEEIACLGIWKEKIYGISKVTVYVR, encoded by the coding sequence ATGAAAATCGTATCAGGAATCTACGGAGGGCGTCCCCTCAAGACGCTAGAAGGCAAGACGACGAGGCCGACATCAGATAAGGTGCGTGGAGCTATCTTTAACATGATAGGTCCCTATTTTGAGGGTGGTCGTGTTTTGGATCTCTATGCTGGCAGTGGTGGCTTATCCATTGAGGCAGTCTCGCGTGGGATGTCCCATGCTGTCTTAGTGGAACGGGATCGAAAGGCACAAGCTGTCATCGCTGAAAATATCCAAATGACCAAGGAAGCTTCCAAATTTCAGTTCTTAAAGATGGAGGCTGACCGAGCCTTGGAGCAAGTGAAAGGTCCCTTTGACCTGGTCTTTTTAGACCCTCCCTATGCCAAGGAACAAATCGTTGCAGATATCGAAAAAATGGCAGAAAGAAACCTTTTCTCCGAAGAGATCATGGTTGTCTGTGAAACCGATAAGTCTGTAGAACTACCAGAAGAAATCGCCTGCTTAGGTATCTGGAAGGAAAAAATATATGGGATTAGTAAGGTGACGGTCTATGTCAGATAA
- the rmuC gene encoding DNA recombination protein RmuC, with protein sequence METVLLLLLIVNLAGLFLIWQRQDKQDKYLGKSLEDQADNLSDQLDYRFDQARQASQLDQKDLEVAVSDRLQEVRMELHQGLTQVRQEMTDNLLQTRDKTDQRLQALQESNEQRLEQMRQTVEEKLEKTLQTRLQASFETVSKQLESVNRGLGEMQTVARDVGALNKVLSGTKTRGILGELQLGQIIEDIMTPAQYEREFATVENSSERVEYAIKLPGQGDQEYVYLPIDSKFPLADYYRLEEAYEAGDKDEIERCRKSLLASVKRFAKDIKSKYLAPPRTTNFGVLFVPTEGLYSEIVRNPVFFDDLRREEQIIVAGPSTLSALLNSLSVGFKTLNIQKSADHISKTLASVKTEFGKFGGILVKAQKHLQHASGNIDELLNRRTTAIERTLRHIELSEGEPALDLLHFQEDEEEYED encoded by the coding sequence ATGGAGACTGTATTATTACTATTATTAATTGTCAACCTAGCTGGACTCTTTCTGATTTGGCAAAGGCAGGATAAGCAAGACAAGTACCTAGGCAAGAGTTTGGAGGATCAAGCAGATAACTTGTCAGATCAGTTAGATTATCGTTTTGACCAAGCTAGGCAAGCCAGTCAGCTAGATCAAAAAGACTTGGAAGTAGCTGTCAGCGATCGCTTGCAGGAAGTGCGAATGGAGTTGCACCAAGGCTTGACTCAAGTCCGTCAAGAAATGACAGATAATCTTTTGCAAACTAGGGACAAGACTGACCAACGCCTCCAAGCACTGCAAGAATCAAATGAGCAACGTTTGGAACAAATGCGCCAGACAGTCGAGGAAAAGTTGGAAAAGACATTGCAGACGCGCTTGCAGGCCTCCTTCGAGACAGTTTCCAAGCAACTAGAGTCTGTCAATCGAGGTTTGGGAGAAATGCAGACAGTTGCCCGCGATGTTGGCGCACTCAACAAGGTTCTCTCTGGGACCAAGACGCGAGGGATTCTAGGAGAATTGCAACTGGGGCAAATCATCGAAGACATCATGACTCCTGCCCAGTACGAACGAGAATTTGCAACTGTTGAAAACTCCAGTGAACGAGTGGAGTATGCCATCAAGTTACCCGGACAAGGCGACCAGGAATACGTCTATCTACCAATTGATTCCAAGTTTCCACTGGCAGATTATTACCGCCTAGAAGAAGCCTATGAAGCGGGCGACAAGGACGAGATTGAACGCTGTCGCAAGTCACTCTTGGCAAGTGTTAAGCGTTTCGCCAAGGATATCAAGAGCAAGTATCTAGCGCCACCTCGGACGACCAATTTTGGAGTCTTGTTTGTTCCGACAGAAGGTCTTTATTCAGAGATCGTTCGCAATCCGGTCTTCTTTGATGATTTGAGACGGGAGGAGCAGATTATCGTTGCAGGACCAAGTACCCTATCAGCCCTGCTCAACTCCCTATCGGTTGGCTTCAAAACTCTCAATATCCAAAAGAGTGCCGACCATATCAGTAAGACCCTTGCTAGCGTTAAGACCGAGTTTGGCAAGTTCGGAGGCATTCTGGTCAAGGCACAAAAGCATCTCCAACATGCCTCTGGCAATATTGATGAATTATTAAACCGTCGTACTACAGCTATCGAGCGGACGCTCCGTCACATTGAGTTATCAGAAGGTGAGCCTGCGCTTGATCTACTCCATTTCCAAGAAGATGAGGAAGAATATGAAGATTAG
- the pflA gene encoding pyruvate formate-lyase-activating protein: MSEETIDYGQVTGMVHSTESFGAVDGPGIRFIVFLQGCHMRCQYCHNPDTWAMETNKSRERTVDDVLTEALRYRGFWGDKGGITVSGGEALLQIDFLIALFTKAKEKGIHCTLDTCALPFRNKPRYLEKFNKLMAVTDLVLLDIKEINEEQHKIVTSQTNKNILACAQYLSDIGKPVWIRHVLVPGLTDRDEDLIELGKFVKTLKNVDKFEILPYHTMGEFKWRELGIPYSLEGVKPPTADRVKNAKELMDTESYQDYMKRVHG, encoded by the coding sequence ATGTCTGAAGAAACAATTGACTATGGACAAGTGACAGGAATGGTGCATTCGACAGAGAGTTTTGGGGCGGTAGATGGCCCTGGGATTCGGTTCATTGTCTTTTTGCAGGGTTGTCACATGCGTTGCCAATACTGTCATAACCCCGACACATGGGCTATGGAGACCAATAAATCACGCGAACGAACAGTAGACGATGTCTTGACAGAAGCCCTTCGCTACCGTGGTTTCTGGGGAGACAAGGGAGGAATCACTGTTAGTGGAGGAGAAGCCCTCTTACAGATTGATTTCCTAATTGCCCTCTTTACCAAGGCCAAGGAAAAAGGAATCCACTGTACCTTGGATACCTGTGCCCTTCCGTTCCGTAATAAACCACGTTATCTCGAAAAGTTTAATAAACTCATGGCGGTGACAGACTTGGTTCTCCTGGATATCAAGGAAATCAACGAAGAACAGCACAAGATTGTCACAAGTCAAACCAATAAAAACATTTTGGCCTGTGCCCAGTACCTGTCAGATATTGGGAAGCCTGTTTGGATTCGCCACGTGCTGGTTCCGGGATTGACAGACAGAGATGAGGACTTGATCGAACTTGGTAAATTCGTCAAAACCCTCAAAAACGTTGATAAGTTTGAAATCCTACCTTATCACACGATGGGAGAATTCAAGTGGCGTGAACTTGGGATTCCTTATTCGCTCGAAGGGGTCAAACCTCCAACAGCAGACCGTGTCAAGAATGCAAAGGAATTGATGGATACAGAAAGCTACCAAGACTACATGAAACGTGTTCATGGATAA